A portion of the Cryptomeria japonica chromosome 5, Sugi_1.0, whole genome shotgun sequence genome contains these proteins:
- the LOC131062817 gene encoding UDP-xylose transporter 3, with translation MTESTGFQLGTIGALGLSVISSVSIVICNKALISTLGFNFATTLTSWHLLVTFCSLHIALWLKLFEHKPFDARAVMGFGILNGISIGLLNLCLGFNSVGFYQMTKLAIIPCTVLLETVFFRKLFSRKIQFALVILLIGVGIATVTDLQLNLLGSILAVLAILTTCVAQIMTNTIQKRFKVSSTQLLYQSCPYQATTLFITGPFVDGLLTNQNVFAFKYTPPVLIFIVISCLISVSVNFSTFLVIGKTSPVTYQVLGHLKTCLVLAFGYVLLHDPFSWRNILGILIAIIGMGLYSYFCTTESQSKPSETPAPQVKETETDPLLTVENGANKANENVGSKTPIWSPSKDLHA, from the exons ATGACAGAGAGCACCGGGTTTCAGCTTGGAACGATTGGAGCTTTGGGCCTCTCTGTTATATCTTCTGTTTCAATTGTTATCTGCAACAAGGCGCTCATCAGCACTCTTGGATTTAACTTCG CCACAACTTTAACCAGTTGGCATCTTTTGGTAACATTCTGTTCTCTACATATAGCATTATGGCTGAAATTATTTGAACATAAGCCCTTTGATGCACGTGCTGTAATGGGGTTTGGTATTCTGAATGGGATTTCAATTGGACTTCTGAATCTTTGCTTGGGTTTCAACTCTGTTGGATTCTATCAG ATGACAAAGTTGGCAATAATCCCATGTACTGTTCTGTTGGAAACTGTTTTTTTCCGGAAGCTTTTCAG CCGAAAGATCCAGTTTGCCCTTGTAATCCTACTAATTGGAGTTGGCATTGCAACTGTCACTGATTTGCAACTCAATCTTCTGGGATCAATTTTGGCTGTCCTTGCGATTCTGACGACATGTGTTGCACAAATT ATGACAAACACCATACAGAAGCGATTCAAAGTGTCTTCAACTCAGCTCTTGTACCAATCATGCCCTTACCAAGCAACAACATTGTTCATCACTGGTCCCTTTGTGGATGGGCTCTTGACAAACCAAAATGTGTTTGCATTTAAGTATACACCTCCTGTTCTT attttcattgtaatatcttgcTTGATCTCCGTGTCTGTCAACTTCAGTACATTCCTTGTGATTGGTAAGACATCCCCAGTCACATATCAagtattaggacatttgaagacTTGCCTGGTTCTGGCATTTGGCTATGTTCTACTTCATGATCCATTTAGTTGGCGAAATATTTTGGGAATATTAATTGCTATTATTGGAATGGGCTTGTATTCCTATTTTTGTACAACTGAAAGTCAATCGAAACCAAGTGAGACACCTGCACCTCAG GTTAAGGAAACTGAAACAGATCCTCTCCTCACTGTTGAGAATGGTGCCAACAAAGCTAATGAGAATGTGGGTTCGAAGACACCTATATGGAGCCCAAGCAAGGATTTGCACGCTTAA